TGACGAATCAACTGAGTCCGGTAGAGCCGAACTCAACCACGCAATGCTACTCCGTATTCACAGTTGCGTGTTCGGCAACCGAGTCTGATCTTTTAAATATTCCCTCCACGGATACACACGAACATATGGCAGAATCGGGCGGGGAACTACATACAGCTCCGCGTACGCTCTCAGTAGTCTACCGTGAATGACGGAGGAAAGTGACGTTCGGGCAATCGGTGCCCTACTCGAAGACGAGTACGCCCATGCAATCCTCATCCAGACGAGTAACCAGGAGATGTCCGCCCCGGAACTGAGCGAGGCGTGTAACGCCTCCGTCTCGACCATCTACCGCCGGATCGAGCGACTCCAGGAGTACGATCTGCTCGATGAACGACTCCAGCTCGACAGGGACGGCCATCACGTACAGAGCGCGACTGGAACGCATCGAAATAGAGCTCACGAACGGTGGATTCCATATCGAGGTCACGTACCGTGAAGTGGCCCCGGCCGACTTCATCGATTCCGAGGAAGAGGCACGACAGTTCGCGGACTTCGCGCTCTGGACCGCGTGGATTTCACACACGGACCGCCCGGGGAGCGATCACAGCTTCACGAACGAGTGGCCGTACAACTCTGCTGCGGGGAATACGCCAACCGGAGCGACCATGACCTGGAGCGTCATCAGTATGGTGCTCCTCATCGCAGCCGTCGGTATCGGCGTGTTCGCCTACAAATCCGTCGAACTTCCGGAGCCGGAAGTCAACGACCTCGAGATTCCAGCTCCCGACGAAATCAGTCTGACGCCCAGCCAGCGCGCCGCAACGCGATTCATCCCGCTCGCGGGAGCGTTGTTTGCCTTACAGGTGTTACTCGGTGGCTTACTGGCCCACTACTACGTCGAGCGCCACGCGTTTTTCGGCATCGAGGAGGTGTTCGGCATCAACATCGTACAGGCCTTCCCGTTCGCACTCGCGAAGACGTTCCACCTCGATCTGGGAATCCTCTGGATTGCGTCGCTCTGGCTCGGTGCTGGACTGTTCCTCCCGCCACTGCTGACCAACCACGAACCCGATCGGCAACGGACCGCTATTCACGTCCTCCTCGGGGCGCTCATCGTCGCCGCGGTCGGTGGCCTCGCCGGGATCTGGCTCGGCGCGCAGGGCTACATCGACGGCCCGCTCTGGTGGATCATCGGTAACGAAGGGCTAGAGTATCTCGAAGTCGGCCGACTCTGGCAGGTCGGCCTCCTCGTCGGCTTCGTCCTCTGGACCGCCCTCGTCTGGCGCGGCTTCAAGCCGATGCTCGACCGGGAGGCTCGCTACGGCTTGGCACACATGATCATCTACGCGGGTGGGTCCATCGGCCTGCTGTTCGTCGCGGGCATGCTCTACACGCCCCAGACGAACATCGTGATGACGGAGTTCTGGCGGTGGTGGGTCGTCCACATGTGGGTCGAGGGCGCATTCGAGTTCTTCATCGTCGCGATTGTCGGGCTCACGCTCGTAAGCATGGGCCTGCTTCGAAAATCCTCCGCCAAAAAGGCGGTGGCGTTCCAGGCCCTGTTCGTGATGGGATCGGGTATCATCGGGGCCTCCCACCACTACTGGTGGGTCGGTCAGCCCGACGTCTGGATCCCCCTGGGTTCGGTGTTCTCGACGCTGGAGCTCATCCCCCTGATCCTCATCCTCTTCGAGGCGATG
Above is a genomic segment from Halalkalicoccus sp. NIPERK01 containing:
- a CDS encoding winged helix-turn-helix domain-containing protein → MSAPELSEACNASVSTIYRRIERLQEYDLLDERLQLDRDGHHVQSATGTHRNRAHERWIPYRGHVP